From a region of the Pseudanabaena sp. ABRG5-3 genome:
- a CDS encoding DUF2997 domain-containing protein, protein METLEFIIYPDGRVEERVTGIVGSSCAEVTAAIEAKLGIVAHRELTSENFAQQQLTSQSATQLDRVSDMDASRFSQW, encoded by the coding sequence ATGGAAACTCTGGAATTCATTATTTACCCAGATGGTCGGGTCGAAGAGCGTGTGACAGGCATTGTCGGTTCTAGTTGTGCTGAGGTGACAGCAGCGATCGAAGCAAAACTAGGGATAGTCGCTCATCGAGAGTTAACTTCCGAAAATTTTGCTCAGCAGCAACTTACATCTCAGTCGGCTACGCAACTCGATCGCGTGTCAGATATGGACGCTTCTAGATTTAGTCAATGGTAA
- a CDS encoding DUF29 domain-containing protein, giving the protein MLQSDLKQNLQGDRSNTLAGNQAINQYEQDFYAWTQDQSELLRLGKWQGLDIENLVEEILSLGRQQKQELRNRLGVLIGHLLKWDYQPELRSKSWRATIREQRDEILEILQENPSLKPYLDEAVQKGFRQGINLVLKETPLDLHDLPTECPYAITQILDLQFPFE; this is encoded by the coding sequence ATGCTGCAATCAGACTTAAAGCAAAATTTGCAAGGCGATCGCTCTAATACTCTCGCTGGCAATCAAGCTATTAATCAATATGAGCAAGATTTTTATGCTTGGACGCAAGATCAATCAGAATTATTGCGTTTAGGTAAATGGCAGGGGCTAGATATTGAAAATCTGGTAGAGGAGATTTTATCGTTGGGTAGGCAGCAAAAGCAGGAACTCCGCAATCGTCTAGGAGTTTTAATAGGGCATTTATTAAAGTGGGACTACCAACCAGAATTGCGTAGTAAAAGTTGGAGAGCTACTATTCGAGAGCAAAGGGATGAGATTTTAGAAATTTTGCAAGAGAATCCGAGTTTAAAGCCTTACCTTGATGAAGCGGTTCAAAAGGGATTCCGCCAAGGGATTAACTTAGTTTTAAAAGAAACGCCCCTTGATCTGCATGACTTGCCTACAGAATGTCCCTATGCGATCACCCAAATCCTCGATCTACAATTTCCGTTTGAATAA